The following are encoded together in the Chaetodon auriga isolate fChaAug3 chromosome 4, fChaAug3.hap1, whole genome shotgun sequence genome:
- the hmx1 gene encoding homeobox protein HMX1 produces MQEKLTDNQTPTSSRASSFFIENLLGKGRNGQESMSNSGRGEAGVETVSTGQVPNAHQADTSVSAPDGCSSAARSPYRTSPLQWYRGGTALNFRALETPHSPRDNTSTDDHCCSMSTSDRCSPAVSEPITEGSDETDRKTGDSNLTDDNEDAHNGFDARSEQDASSDPIPNRKKKTRTVFSRSQVFQLESTFDVKRYLSSSERAGLAASLHLTETQVKIWFQNRRNKWKRQLAADLEAAHIPHSTQRIVRVPILYHDGSSGFNLNGHPVSPPVAGFSSSINYPLSSFAHSMGMLRSQMTGLV; encoded by the exons ATGCAAGAGAAGCTAACGGACAACCAGACTCCCACCTCATCGAGGGCGTCGTCGTTTTTTATCGAGAACCTACTGGGCAAAGGGCGGAATGGGCAGGAGTCGATGTCGAACAGCGGTCGCGGGGAAGCTGGTGTGGAGACGGTTTCCACCGGCCAAGTCCCGAACGCACATCAGGCCGACACCAGCGTGTCAGCGCCCGATGGCTGCAGCTCCGCGGCTCGGTCCCCGTACAGAACCTCGCCGTTGCAGTGGTACCGCGGGGGCACTGCCTTAAACTTCAGAGCTTTGGAAACACCACACA GTCCAAGAGATAATACAAGTACAGACGACCACTGCTGCTCTATGTCGACCAGCGACAGATGCTCCCCCGCCGTGTCTGAGCCGATAACGGAGGGCAGCGACGAAACCGACAGGAAAACAGGCGACAGCAACTTGACGGACGACAACGAAGACGCGCACAACGGATTTGACGCACGGTCAGAGCAAGACGCATCCTCGGACCCGATCCCCAACCGGAAGAAGAAGACCCGGACCGTATTCAGCCGCAGTCAGGTGTTTCAGCTGGAGTCCACCTTCGACGTGAAACGGTACCTGAGCAGCTCGGAAAGAGCGGGGCTGGCTGCGTCTCTGCACCTGACGGAGACGCAGGTCAAAATCTGGTTCCAAAATCGCAGGAATAAATGGAAGAGACAGCTGGCGGCTGACCTCGAGGCTGCACACATCCCACACTCGACCCAGCGGATTGTCAGGGTTCCCATTCTGTATCACGACGGATCGTCAGGTTTCAACCTGAACGGCCATCCAGTTTCTCCGCCCGTCGCGGgcttctccagctccatcaaCTACCCTCTGTCCTCGTTTGCGCACTCCATGGGTATGTTAAGATCGCAGATGACCGGCTTGGTGTAA
- the hmx4 gene encoding H6 family homeobox 4 → MNKVDAPCRPAASLKFTIDNILNLKTSGRNCDSCHPAGQQDDSITAMHKDGVQRHDDEHEGQQRQDQGSRLNERELITDCSGATESVIISRGDPKRTTEARFESGDSSCDDSSSTTTATDPHKGGGPAKKSKMITKKKTRTIFSKRQIFQLESTFDMKRYLSSAERACLASSLQLTETQVKIWFQNRRNKLKRQISTEIDGPVNDFPETGKPVVVGQLPALYKESNLLGRCLLPMPLPVVYPGSSTPYLCFSNASKYFSLYDGDV, encoded by the exons ATGAACAAAGTGGACGCACCATGCCGACCCGCCGCCTCTCTGAAATTCACTATTGACAACATCCTCAATCTCAAGACAAGCGGGAGGAACTGTGACAGCTGTCACCCCGCCGGACAGCAGGATGACTCGATCACGGCGATGCATAAAGACGGTGTCCAGAGGCACGACGACGAGCACGAGGGTCAGCAGAGGCAGGACCAGGGTAGCAGGCTTAACGAAAGAG AGTTGATCACGGACTGCAGCGGGGCAACGGAATCGGTAATCATCAGCCGCGGAGACCCGAAGAGGACAACGGAGGCGCGCTTCGAGAGCGGAGACAGCAGCTGCGACGACAGCAGCTCTACCACAACGGCCACGGACCCCCACAAAGGAGGCGGCCCCGCCAAGAAGAGCAAAATGATAACGAAGAAGAAGACGCGCACTATTTTTTCCAAGAGACAGATTTTCCAGTTGGAGTCTACCTTCGACATGAAACGCTATCTGAGCAGCGCAGAGCGCGCCTGCCTCGCCAGTTCCCTTCAGCTCACGGAGACCCAGGTGAAAATATGGTTTCAGAACCGCAGGAATAAATTGAAACGGCAAATTTCGACCGAAATCGACGGACCTGTTAACGATTTCCCCGAAACTGGAAAGCCCGTGGTGGTGGGGCAGCTCCCGGCCTTGTACAAAGAGAGCAACCTGCTGGGGAGATGCCTGCTGCCCATGCCTCTGCCCGTTGTGTACCCGGGCAGTAGCACGCCTTACCTCTGCTTCTCAAACGCCAGCAAGTACTTCAGCCTGTATGACGGGGACGTATGA